One stretch of Flavobacteriales bacterium DNA includes these proteins:
- a CDS encoding tetratricopeptide repeat protein, whose product MKKGTLFFALVFAIGIFSQSCGGGESNAESGKNDSTAVADTLDENEKVIEELNQRIAKDPKNPNHYHERAYAYYRLGELEKAILDVDRCISIDSTIPTFYFTKGEIYFAQIKPELALEQYNKALKFKPDYWEAELKIGRIYMYLKNWKNAMEHINASLKISPAQSEAYFMKGEIYEETGDTALAASSFQTATEQNPDYYEAYIRLGILYANAHSKLALDYYNTAIRLRPTSLEALYNKAIFCQSHEMPEEALKLYDEMIEIKPNFELAWYNKGYVFLVVYQDFRSAISMFDKALEINPKYIDAYHNRGLAYESLREFKKARLDYKKALEIDPAFELSAKALDHLDQLGL is encoded by the coding sequence ATGAAAAAGGGAACATTATTTTTTGCACTTGTATTTGCGATTGGGATATTTTCCCAGTCCTGCGGAGGAGGGGAGTCGAACGCTGAATCCGGAAAAAATGATTCAACAGCCGTTGCAGATACGCTTGATGAAAATGAGAAAGTGATTGAAGAGCTCAATCAACGCATTGCAAAAGATCCTAAAAATCCCAATCACTATCACGAACGTGCCTATGCTTATTACCGACTGGGGGAATTGGAAAAAGCAATTTTAGATGTGGACCGCTGCATTAGCATCGATTCAACAATTCCCACCTTCTATTTCACAAAAGGAGAAATTTATTTCGCGCAGATTAAACCAGAACTGGCGCTTGAACAGTACAACAAAGCCTTGAAATTTAAACCCGATTACTGGGAGGCTGAATTAAAAATCGGACGGATATACATGTATCTGAAAAACTGGAAAAATGCGATGGAGCACATCAATGCTTCACTCAAAATTTCGCCTGCCCAGTCTGAAGCCTATTTCATGAAAGGTGAAATCTATGAGGAAACAGGTGATACCGCCCTCGCTGCATCATCATTTCAAACTGCCACCGAACAAAATCCCGATTATTACGAAGCATATATCCGTTTAGGAATTTTGTATGCCAACGCACATAGCAAACTGGCGCTCGATTATTATAATACCGCTATTCGTCTGCGTCCTACAAGTCTCGAAGCGCTCTATAACAAAGCCATCTTTTGTCAATCGCACGAAATGCCCGAAGAGGCCCTGAAGCTCTACGATGAAATGATCGAAATAAAACCCAATTTCGAATTAGCGTGGTACAATAAAGGTTATGTGTTCCTGGTGGTTTATCAGGATTTCAGATCGGCCATTTCCATGTTCGATAAGGCACTTGAAATTAATCCGAAGTACATCGATGCTTATCATAACCGTGGACTCGCCTACGAATCGCTGAGAGAGTTTAAAAAGGCGCGTCTCGATTATAAAAAAGCACTTGAAATTGATCCCGCATTTGAACTTTCTGCCAAGGCACTGGATCATTTGGATCAACTCGGACTTTGA
- a CDS encoding YajQ family cyclic di-GMP-binding protein: MPSFDIVSKVDLQTLDNAINAAIREIQTRFDFRDSKTTIELDKKAYSVNVLTENEMRMDAVEKILIGRFVKQNLDPSALDFGKDRYASGNMLRKDIKIKQGVDKESAKKIVKLIKDSGLKVQASIMDDQVRVQGKKIDDLQQVIAYCRTADVGLPLQYVNMKA; encoded by the coding sequence ATGCCCTCATTCGATATTGTTTCAAAAGTTGACCTTCAAACATTGGATAATGCCATAAACGCAGCTATCCGTGAAATTCAGACCCGTTTTGATTTTAGAGATTCAAAAACTACGATTGAACTTGATAAAAAGGCTTATTCCGTAAATGTTTTAACGGAAAATGAAATGCGAATGGATGCCGTTGAAAAGATCTTAATCGGCCGGTTTGTAAAACAAAATCTAGATCCCTCCGCCCTGGATTTTGGGAAGGATCGTTATGCATCCGGTAATATGTTAAGAAAGGATATTAAGATCAAACAAGGAGTGGATAAGGAATCTGCCAAAAAAATCGTCAAGCTAATTAAGGATAGCGGATTAAAGGTTCAGGCATCCATTATGGATGATCAGGTTCGGGTTCAGGGGAAAAAAATCGACGATCTTCAGCAAGTGATTGCTTATTGCCGCACGGCTGATGTGGGACTCCCCTTGCAATACGTAAATATGAAAGCTTAA
- a CDS encoding class I SAM-dependent methyltransferase has product MQTAERVSDIDKSDNFVYQRSRLAYLEAEKLISGKVLEVGSGMGYGMEILSPKAAEYVMLDKFQFDLSRIKNPEKVKFIQCNVPPFTGIADNTFDFVVTFQVIEHIKPDAEFVKEIHRVLKPGGKLIVTTPNIKMSLSRNPWHIREYRVEQLRDLLKKSFATVATNGVFGGKAAMDYYEKNRASVNKIMRFDIFKMQWWLPRQILQIPYDYMNRKNRKKLLAQNDSLTSALTTNDFYVAEANDQCLDLFYIATK; this is encoded by the coding sequence ATGCAAACCGCAGAACGTGTATCCGATATTGATAAGTCCGACAACTTCGTTTATCAGAGAAGTCGATTAGCCTATTTAGAAGCTGAAAAACTGATTTCGGGAAAGGTTCTTGAAGTGGGCAGTGGAATGGGATATGGAATGGAAATTCTTTCGCCAAAAGCTGCTGAGTATGTTATGCTGGATAAATTTCAGTTCGATTTAAGCCGAATTAAAAATCCGGAAAAGGTAAAATTCATCCAATGCAATGTTCCTCCTTTTACGGGAATTGCAGATAATACCTTCGATTTTGTTGTCACCTTTCAGGTGATAGAACACATTAAACCGGATGCTGAATTTGTAAAGGAAATTCACCGCGTTTTAAAGCCCGGCGGTAAGTTGATTGTTACTACTCCAAATATTAAAATGAGCTTATCCAGAAACCCCTGGCACATTCGTGAATACCGTGTGGAACAGCTTCGGGATTTGCTTAAAAAATCATTTGCTACTGTTGCAACCAATGGTGTTTTTGGAGGAAAGGCTGCTATGGATTACTACGAAAAAAACAGAGCAAGCGTAAATAAAATTATGCGCTTCGATATTTTTAAAATGCAATGGTGGTTGCCTCGTCAGATTTTACAAATTCCTTACGATTACATGAACAGAAAAAATCGTAAAAAACTTTTGGCACAAAATGATTCACTGACTTCCGCCTTAACTACTAACGATTTTTATGTAGCAGAGGCCAACGATCAATGCCTCGATTTGTTTTACATCGCTACCAAGTAG
- the recA gene encoding recombinase RecA: MSTEVNNKEKLKALQMTIDKLEKTFGKGSIMKLGSGAVEQVEVIPSGSLSLDIALGVGGYPKGRIVEIYGPESSGKTTLAIHAIAQVQKQGGIAAIVDAEHAFDQFYAKKLGVDIENLLISQPDNGEQALEIADNLIRSGAIDLIVIDSVAALTPKAEIEGEMGDSQMGLQARLMSKALRKLTASINKAGCCCIFINQLREKIGVMFGNPETTTGGNALKFYASMRLDIRRIGQIKEADSILGNRARVKVVKNKVAPPFRTAEFDIMYGEGISKIGEVIDMGVEKEIIKKSGSWFSYGDTKLGQGRDAVKQLLSDNPELFEELETKIREALSKEN, from the coding sequence ATGTCAACAGAAGTAAACAACAAAGAGAAGCTCAAGGCGCTTCAAATGACCATTGATAAATTGGAAAAAACCTTTGGTAAAGGTTCCATTATGAAATTAGGTTCCGGAGCAGTGGAGCAGGTGGAAGTTATTCCGAGTGGATCGCTTTCGTTGGATATTGCTTTAGGTGTTGGTGGTTATCCAAAAGGTAGAATTGTAGAAATATATGGTCCGGAGTCATCAGGTAAAACAACCTTGGCCATCCATGCAATTGCACAAGTTCAGAAGCAAGGTGGTATTGCGGCCATTGTGGATGCTGAGCATGCATTTGATCAGTTTTATGCGAAAAAACTGGGTGTGGACATTGAAAATCTTTTGATCTCACAACCTGATAATGGAGAGCAAGCATTGGAAATTGCAGATAACTTAATTCGTTCAGGTGCTATTGATTTAATTGTCATCGACTCCGTAGCTGCATTAACTCCAAAAGCTGAAATCGAAGGAGAGATGGGTGATTCACAAATGGGATTACAGGCTCGTTTAATGTCGAAAGCTCTCCGTAAACTCACGGCTTCCATTAATAAAGCGGGATGTTGCTGCATTTTCATTAACCAGCTCCGTGAAAAAATCGGTGTGATGTTCGGAAATCCGGAAACGACTACCGGTGGTAATGCGCTTAAGTTTTATGCTTCAATGCGATTAGATATTCGTCGTATTGGTCAGATTAAAGAGGCCGACAGCATTCTGGGTAACAGAGCCCGCGTTAAAGTGGTAAAAAACAAAGTTGCACCACCTTTCCGTACGGCTGAATTCGATATCATGTATGGCGAAGGAATTTCCAAAATCGGTGAGGTGATTGATATGGGAGTTGAAAAAGAAATCATCAAGAAAAGCGGAAGCTGGTTTAGTTACGGAGATACCAAATTAGGTCAGGGTCGTGATGCAGTTAAACAACTACTCTCCGATAATCCTGAATTATTCGAGGAACTGGAAACTAAAATCCGCGAAGCATTAAGTAAAGAAAACTAA
- the bcp gene encoding thioredoxin-dependent thiol peroxidase: MLEVGDKAPEFSFKDAKGQTVKLKDLKGQKVVLFFYPKDLTPGCTAEACDLRDHYAVFKKKKMVLVGVSADTEKLHDRFAEKHELPFPLIADTEKKLIQAYGVWGPKVFMGKKFDGILRTTFVIDEQGKIEHVISKVKTKEHSQQIFDLLK, from the coding sequence ATGTTAGAAGTTGGAGATAAGGCCCCGGAGTTTTCGTTTAAAGATGCAAAGGGTCAAACGGTTAAGCTTAAAGATTTGAAAGGACAAAAGGTCGTTTTGTTTTTTTATCCCAAGGATTTAACCCCTGGTTGTACAGCTGAGGCCTGTGACCTTCGTGATCATTATGCTGTATTTAAAAAGAAGAAAATGGTCCTGGTAGGCGTAAGTGCCGATACTGAAAAACTACATGATCGTTTTGCAGAAAAGCATGAATTACCGTTCCCATTAATTGCCGACACCGAAAAAAAACTGATTCAGGCTTATGGAGTGTGGGGACCCAAAGTATTTATGGGTAAAAAATTCGACGGAATTCTCCGCACCACCTTTGTGATTGATGAACAAGGAAAGATTGAACACGTTATATCTAAAGTAAAAACCAAAGAGCATAGTCAACAAATTTTCGATTTATTAAAATAA
- a CDS encoding DUF4625 domain-containing protein → MRKLVLPLLVSVALFSCKKEDPDTQKPVISSVSVNGLSTASLSVSAGSSLSFEIGLSDNIELKQVKIDIHDAFDGHHHAMNIPFSSQTIYNISGTSLNFTTVINVPSDAAAGPYHIEIYCIDGSGNEAISVERELSITQSGQAVINVTSPDLSAEVDVIPGDTIHLAGTVTDDIDIATIDIHLENEDLGSIVFDQTFTLSGSTDTLWNFSEVENQGYFIILPAGVTGHHHLRIAVTDSDNNMTVVEQHVHVY, encoded by the coding sequence ATGCGCAAACTAGTTCTACCCCTATTGGTCTCGGTTGCATTATTTTCCTGTAAAAAGGAAGATCCCGATACTCAGAAACCTGTAATTTCAAGTGTTTCCGTAAATGGTTTAAGTACAGCTTCACTTTCGGTTAGTGCGGGTTCATCCTTGAGTTTCGAGATTGGACTGAGCGATAATATTGAGTTGAAGCAGGTAAAAATTGATATTCACGATGCATTCGACGGACATCACCATGCGATGAACATCCCTTTCTCTTCGCAAACGATTTATAATATCTCAGGAACCTCACTGAATTTCACCACGGTGATTAATGTTCCTTCAGATGCAGCGGCGGGTCCTTACCACATTGAAATTTATTGCATCGACGGCAGCGGAAATGAAGCGATTTCGGTTGAACGAGAATTAAGCATCACGCAAAGTGGACAAGCTGTAATTAACGTTACCAGTCCCGATTTAAGCGCTGAAGTGGATGTTATTCCCGGCGACACCATACATCTTGCAGGTACGGTTACGGATGACATTGATATTGCCACTATTGATATTCATCTGGAAAATGAAGATTTGGGAAGCATTGTATTCGATCAAACCTTCACTTTAAGCGGAAGCACGGATACCTTATGGAATTTTTCTGAAGTGGAAAATCAGGGTTATTTCATCATTCTTCCGGCGGGAGTTACGGGTCACCACCACCTCCGAATTGCCGTTACCGACTCAGATAATAACATGACTGTGGTTGAACAACATGTCCATGTTTACTAA
- a CDS encoding TonB-dependent receptor produces MGSSQDFSIIGTVIDKESKEPLLGAVVYIHESGQHSVCNAKGEFKLEHLKAGKYHVHASMLSYEPFAREIEVNGNITTVIEMEPTSIELKNFTLESDRIKSEAVKSSQNIESADKDFIEKQGGNTFSQALEKIPGMNSLNVGVGIAKPVIRGMSSNRVMVTENGVKQEGQQWGADHGLELDQFNVERVEILKGPSSLLYGSDAIGGVINILPPAIPLQGKINTGLSSFYRSNNNAIGTSWLGEGNLKGNFFRVRFTVSEFGDYKVPADSFIYNTYTLPIYNHQLKNTAGNEFNYSIGGGMIRKWGMFRINYSRFSQHAGLFPGATGKPRAYNLTDDGNSRNIDIPRQINFHDKLLVNLNIQTKKGWIENDFGYQVNQRTEEANPHAHGYFPLEQFGNMALYLKLNTISLNSRWHTNLNEKWKSVAGISMQHLVNQGDGFEFLIPDYTSYGAGLYEFLEYRKNESTTLNFGARTDYSRMDLNGFDAPVYNVNLDTIGYTHRSPKMVRDFFNWSAATGISLEPSHEWNIKLNLGRSFRYPNAAELAGNGIHHGTFRHEMGDSTLNSEIGYQLDLGFIHHDKNYILKLTPFYNYFSNYIYLRPSGLFSPLPDAGQIYQYTQASVIYTGAEFYAEYHLVKELHIEFSAEYVFTYNIDNGLSLPFTPPGSVFLSPEYRRELKKHKNISWFASLEGKYFLAQNRTDRNENSTPGYFLIGASAGFEMEFKKWKCELFVRGNNLTNEYYLNHLSRYRILNLPEQGRNFSIVLRIPLEISTVKE; encoded by the coding sequence ATGGGTTCATCTCAGGATTTTTCCATCATCGGTACGGTGATCGATAAAGAGAGCAAAGAACCTTTACTGGGAGCGGTGGTTTATATCCATGAGTCGGGTCAACATAGCGTGTGCAATGCTAAGGGTGAATTTAAACTGGAACATCTTAAGGCGGGCAAATACCATGTGCATGCCTCGATGTTGAGTTACGAACCCTTTGCAAGAGAAATAGAGGTAAACGGAAACATCACCACGGTGATTGAAATGGAGCCTACTTCCATTGAATTGAAAAATTTTACTTTAGAATCGGATCGGATTAAATCGGAAGCGGTGAAAAGTTCGCAGAATATTGAATCGGCCGACAAAGATTTTATTGAGAAACAAGGTGGCAATACCTTTTCTCAGGCTTTGGAAAAAATTCCGGGCATGAATAGTTTAAATGTAGGCGTTGGAATTGCAAAACCTGTTATCCGGGGAATGAGTTCCAACCGGGTGATGGTAACTGAAAACGGCGTTAAACAGGAAGGTCAGCAATGGGGTGCCGATCATGGATTGGAGCTGGATCAGTTCAATGTTGAACGGGTTGAAATTTTAAAAGGTCCTTCTTCCCTCCTATACGGATCGGATGCTATTGGCGGAGTAATTAATATTCTTCCACCGGCTATCCCACTTCAAGGGAAAATAAATACGGGTTTAAGTTCTTTTTACAGAAGTAATAATAATGCCATTGGTACATCATGGCTGGGAGAAGGCAATTTAAAGGGGAATTTTTTCAGAGTCCGTTTTACCGTTTCGGAATTTGGCGATTATAAAGTGCCGGCGGATAGTTTTATTTATAACACTTATACACTTCCCATTTATAATCATCAATTAAAAAATACAGCCGGTAATGAATTTAATTATTCCATCGGCGGAGGAATGATTCGTAAATGGGGAATGTTTAGAATTAACTATTCGAGGTTTAGTCAACATGCCGGTTTATTTCCCGGAGCTACAGGAAAACCGCGGGCATATAATTTAACCGACGATGGTAATTCAAGGAATATTGATATACCGCGACAAATTAATTTCCACGATAAATTATTGGTAAATCTGAACATTCAAACTAAAAAAGGGTGGATTGAAAATGATTTCGGTTACCAGGTCAACCAACGAACAGAAGAAGCCAATCCGCATGCACATGGCTATTTTCCATTGGAGCAATTCGGAAATATGGCATTGTATTTAAAATTAAATACGATTAGTTTAAATTCAAGATGGCACACTAACCTCAATGAAAAATGGAAATCGGTTGCAGGTATTTCTATGCAACATTTGGTTAACCAGGGCGACGGATTTGAATTTTTAATTCCCGATTATACTTCGTATGGTGCCGGCTTGTATGAGTTTTTGGAATACCGGAAAAATGAAAGCACAACTTTAAATTTTGGAGCGAGGACCGATTATTCGCGGATGGATTTAAATGGTTTTGATGCTCCGGTTTACAATGTCAATTTAGACACGATCGGATATACACACCGGAGTCCGAAAATGGTACGCGATTTTTTTAATTGGAGTGCGGCCACAGGAATTTCGCTGGAACCTTCGCACGAATGGAATATTAAATTAAATCTGGGACGAAGTTTCCGTTACCCTAACGCAGCTGAATTGGCAGGAAACGGAATTCATCATGGAACTTTTCGTCACGAAATGGGCGATTCAACTTTAAATTCTGAAATCGGTTATCAATTGGATTTGGGTTTTATCCATCACGACAAAAATTATATTTTAAAACTGACTCCCTTTTATAATTACTTCTCCAACTATATTTATTTGCGTCCCTCCGGCCTGTTCTCACCACTACCCGATGCCGGACAAATCTATCAATACACGCAAGCCTCGGTGATTTATACGGGTGCCGAATTTTATGCCGAGTATCACCTGGTGAAAGAATTGCACATTGAATTTTCGGCCGAATATGTATTTACCTACAATATCGACAACGGATTGTCCTTACCCTTTACTCCACCCGGAAGTGTTTTCTTATCTCCTGAATACCGTCGTGAATTAAAAAAACACAAAAACATCAGCTGGTTTGCATCGCTGGAGGGTAAATATTTTTTAGCACAGAACAGAACCGACCGCAATGAAAATTCCACTCCCGGTTACTTTTTAATTGGTGCTTCGGCAGGCTTTGAAATGGAATTTAAAAAATGGAAATGCGAGCTGTTTGTCAGAGGTAACAATTTAACCAATGAATACTATTTGAATCATCTCAGTCGTTATAGAATACTGAATCTCCCGGAACAAGGAAGAAATTTCTCCATCGTTCTTCGGATACCTTTGGAAATAAGCACGGTAAAAGAATAG